One Hordeum vulgare subsp. vulgare chromosome 4H, MorexV3_pseudomolecules_assembly, whole genome shotgun sequence DNA window includes the following coding sequences:
- the LOC123446690 gene encoding uncharacterized protein LOC123446690, with protein sequence MDLPIVHPGAAPAGNVETGHQAQAAAVHPQPPAAHDGLAVNQQQLGGQGPNTWVGNDANTLLVVATLITTLTYQLGTNIPGGYWQETKSLHGRELYRAGDPIMRDLHRPRYWLFMAASWVGFASSMVMTLSLLVRMSVDSRHVRWSFAVAYSSLVLTFVVSQPRTHLSVDILVWAGVLAFLWLVISVHPEHRTRIVQALCCSHRN encoded by the exons ATGGACCTCCCCATCGTTCACCCAGGCGCAGCGCCGGCGGGCAACGTCGAGACGGGCCATCAAGCACAAGCAGCAGCCGTGCACCCGCAGCCACCAGCGGCTCACGACGGGCTGGCCGTGAACCAGCAACAGCTCGGCGGGCAAGGACCGAACACCTGGGTCGGCAACGACGCCAACACACTGCTGGTGGTGGCCACGCTGATCACCACGCTCACCTACCAGCTCGGCACCAACATCCCCGGCGGTTACTGGCAGGAGACGAAGTCGCTGCACGGCAGGGAGCTGTACCGCGCCGGCGACCCCATCATGCGCGACCTGCACCGCCCCAG GTACTGGCTGTTCATGGCGGCGAGCTGGGTTGGGTTCGCGAGCTCGATGGTGATGACGCTGAGCCTGCTGGTGCGGATGTCGGTGGACTCACGGCACGTGCGGTGGTCGTTCGCGGTGGCCTACTCCAGCCTCGTGCTCACCTTCGTGGTGTCGCAGCCCAGGACGCACCTCTCGGTCGACATCCTCGTCTGGGCGGGCGTCCTCGCCTTCCTCTGGCTCGTCATCAGCGTCCACCCGGAGCACCGCACGCGCATCGTCCAGGCACTCTGCTGCAGCCACCGCAACTAG